The Desmonostoc muscorum LEGE 12446 genome includes a region encoding these proteins:
- a CDS encoding trifunctional serine/threonine-protein kinase/ATP-binding protein/sensor histidine kinase, whose amino-acid sequence MPNRTGYQINSTLHEGIQTVIYQTQKPNTQQQVIIKLLKNEYPTLEAFTRLKNEYQIQQSLDHPNIVKAISLETFDNRVGLLLEDFGGQSLAQLLQTEKIDLINHLKIAIQLTKALDYLHKNQIIHKDIKPSNIIINSQTGIVKLTDFGIASRLNKENPQFTNPNSVEGTLAYMSPEQTGRMNRIIDYRTDFYSFGVTLYEMLTDKTPFFNQDPLEIVYSHIAIQPITPQSLNPNIPSAISEIVMKLMAKNAEDRYQSATGLLADLELCLKQLETQGIITNFVPGRLDVLSQLLIPQKLYGREQQVNELLAAFERVTDPPESPLTNGGLKGVEMMLVSGYSGIGKSVLVNEVNKPITRRQGYFIAGKFDQLKRNIPYASLIQAFAYLMRYLLTENNEQIERWRDKILSALGTNGKVITDVIPEVELIIGTQPEVPQIGAAESQNRFNRVFKEFIQVFTQKEHPLVIFLDDLQWADSATLNLIQLLITDSDSKYLLFIGAYRDNEVSPAHPLIQKIEEIKNAGTVVNNLVLQPLNLDNVTQLIAETLQETETGVVNQQIIELAELICNKTGGNPFFITQLIQVLYQEKLLIFDFVNAQWQWSIADIQAIGITDKNVVELVASRVEKLPKVTQDVLKLAACVGDRFSLDILSIVNQKSPSVTANDLHSALQAGLILPLSEAYRIPLVFNQEEAVNLNFDTSRVGYKFLHDRVQQAAYSLIPEELKKSTHLKIGQLLLQNIPQEEIEANIFDIVNQLNVGIGNLIEQSEKTELARLNLIAGQKAKASTAYEAALKYLTTGIELLSIDSWQTEYNLTVGLYEGGAEVAYLSGNFEQMYQWAEVVEQEAKILLDKVKVYEVQIIASIIQSKQIQAIKIAISTLRLLGISFPDEPTSVDIQQGMDEIAAALEGKVIADLINLPLMTDPNKIAAMRILMGVLPAAFQTAPAMMPIIVCEMVNLSLKYGNTAVSGYGYSLYGLLLCGVQGEIDSGYEFGKLASSLVSQFNAQELKAKILTVVSAHVMHWKEHVKETLISSMAGYSSGLETGDLEYAGYCGYIYPYHSFWLGKELSVLEKELRAYCDSLKKIKQQVALTWNLVYLQTLLNLQGSWENVDCLIGEAYDEQSMLPIHQQLNDLYTINHLFVNKLMLSYLFGEYFKAVENAAIAEKSLGGVTGLFVVPLFYFYDSLAHLAIYHTAKESEQQAILQKVEANQQKMELWATHAPTNHLHRFYLVEAQRYQVLGQKLEAMDYYENSLAKSQENGFLQEEALAYELAGKFYQSLGKQLISQTYITKAYYTYIRWGAIAKVKHLELQYPFLIGQTNTVETSISKLDKIQLTTTTTTNSSLSDFLDFHAFIKFSQAITNEIILENLLSKLIKILLENAAAQKALLLLLKDNKLYIEASGNATENAVTVLHSIPVESYEYLPLTVINFVLRTQQYLVLNEAIIAEPFNVDIYIQQSQTKSIFCLPIIYQSHLTGIIYLENKLSSGAFIPERVEVLKVLVSQMAIAIENARLYTTEQDKSRQLEQSFKDLQEAQIQLIQSEKMSSLGNLVAGVAHEINNPIAFITGSIAHAKGTVKDLIDYLQLYREKFPNPGVEIEEKGEEIDIDFLLKDLPKMIDGMTLGTQRIRNISTSLRTFSRADTTSKVLANIHEGIDSTLMILQHRLKADHNRPAIQVIKNYGDIPLVKCYLGQLNQVFMNILANAIDALEEANIGRSFIEIDENYPNIITIFSYLSENKENVVIKIQDNAKGMPEEVKACIFENLFTTKSVGKGTGLGLSISRQIIVENHTGSLTCESTVGQGTEFIISIPIFGE is encoded by the coding sequence ATGCCAAATCGAACTGGATATCAAATCAACTCGACTCTCCACGAAGGAATTCAAACTGTTATTTATCAAACACAAAAACCAAACACACAACAGCAAGTTATTATCAAGCTGCTTAAAAATGAATATCCTACCCTCGAAGCTTTTACTCGGCTGAAAAATGAGTATCAAATTCAGCAAAGTTTAGACCATCCGAATATAGTTAAAGCCATCAGTTTAGAAACCTTTGATAATCGTGTAGGACTGTTATTAGAAGACTTTGGTGGTCAGTCTTTAGCCCAACTTTTACAAACAGAAAAAATTGATTTAATTAACCATTTAAAAATTGCTATTCAACTGACTAAAGCTTTAGATTATTTACATAAAAACCAGATTATTCATAAAGATATCAAACCTAGTAACATCATCATTAACTCCCAGACGGGTATTGTTAAACTCACTGATTTTGGCATAGCTTCCCGCCTAAATAAGGAAAATCCCCAATTTACTAACCCTAACTCCGTTGAAGGCACACTTGCCTATATGTCTCCTGAACAAACTGGGAGAATGAATCGTATTATCGATTATCGCACTGACTTTTATTCTTTTGGTGTGACTTTATATGAAATGCTCACCGATAAAACACCATTTTTTAACCAAGATCCCCTAGAAATAGTTTATAGTCACATTGCTATTCAACCAATAACTCCGCAATCATTAAATCCGAATATTCCTAGCGCCATCTCCGAAATTGTCATGAAGCTGATGGCAAAAAATGCCGAAGACAGATATCAAAGTGCTACAGGGTTATTAGCAGACTTAGAATTATGTCTCAAGCAGTTAGAAACTCAAGGTATAATTACTAATTTTGTTCCAGGTCGTTTAGATGTTTTAAGCCAGTTATTAATTCCCCAAAAATTATATGGTCGTGAACAACAAGTTAATGAACTCTTAGCAGCATTTGAGCGCGTTACTGACCCCCCTGAATCCCCCCTTACTAATGGGGGACTAAAGGGGGTAGAAATGATGCTAGTTTCTGGTTATTCTGGCATTGGCAAATCAGTTTTAGTCAATGAAGTTAATAAACCCATTACTCGCAGACAAGGTTATTTTATTGCTGGTAAATTTGACCAATTAAAACGAAATATACCTTATGCTTCTTTAATTCAAGCTTTTGCTTACTTAATGCGTTATTTGCTTACAGAAAATAATGAACAAATAGAAAGATGGCGTGATAAAATATTATCAGCTTTAGGAACAAATGGAAAAGTTATTACTGACGTAATTCCAGAAGTAGAATTAATCATTGGTACACAGCCAGAAGTTCCGCAAATTGGGGCAGCAGAATCACAAAACCGCTTCAATCGTGTTTTTAAAGAATTTATCCAAGTCTTCACTCAAAAAGAACATCCATTAGTCATATTTTTAGATGATTTGCAATGGGCAGATTCAGCCACATTAAATTTAATCCAACTGCTGATAACTGACAGCGATAGTAAATATTTGTTGTTTATTGGGGCATATAGAGATAATGAAGTTAGTCCGGCACATCCATTAATCCAAAAAATAGAAGAAATTAAGAATGCCGGTACAGTTGTTAATAATCTAGTGTTGCAGCCTCTAAATTTAGACAATGTAACTCAACTAATTGCTGAAACTCTCCAAGAAACAGAAACTGGAGTTGTGAATCAGCAAATTATCGAACTAGCTGAATTGATTTGTAATAAAACAGGTGGTAATCCCTTTTTTATTACACAACTCATTCAGGTACTTTATCAAGAAAAACTGTTAATATTTGACTTTGTTAATGCTCAATGGCAGTGGAGTATAGCGGATATTCAAGCAATTGGAATTACTGATAAAAATGTAGTAGAACTAGTTGCAAGTCGGGTTGAAAAACTACCAAAGGTTACCCAAGATGTTTTAAAACTAGCAGCTTGTGTGGGTGACAGATTTAGTTTAGATATTTTATCAATAGTCAATCAAAAGTCACCTTCTGTGACAGCCAATGATTTACACTCGGCTTTGCAAGCGGGATTAATTCTGCCTTTAAGTGAAGCTTACCGCATTCCTTTGGTTTTTAATCAAGAAGAAGCGGTGAATTTAAATTTCGATACTTCACGAGTGGGTTATAAGTTCTTACATGACAGAGTACAACAAGCCGCATATTCGTTGATTCCAGAAGAACTCAAGAAATCTACTCATTTAAAAATCGGTCAATTGCTCCTGCAAAATATACCCCAGGAGGAAATAGAAGCAAATATTTTTGATATTGTTAATCAGCTGAATGTAGGTATTGGTAACTTAATAGAGCAATCTGAAAAAACTGAATTAGCACGATTGAATTTAATTGCTGGACAAAAAGCGAAAGCGTCTACAGCTTATGAAGCTGCTCTGAAATACTTAACAACTGGGATAGAACTTTTAAGTATAGACTCTTGGCAAACTGAATATAATTTAACTGTAGGTTTATATGAAGGAGGCGCAGAAGTAGCCTATTTGAGTGGTAATTTTGAGCAGATGTACCAATGGGCTGAGGTAGTGGAGCAAGAAGCTAAAATTCTTTTAGATAAAGTCAAAGTATATGAAGTACAAATTATCGCTTCTATAATTCAAAGCAAACAAATTCAAGCTATTAAGATAGCGATATCGACTCTGCGATTGTTAGGAATAAGCTTTCCAGATGAACCGACATCAGTTGATATTCAGCAAGGGATGGATGAAATCGCTGCTGCGTTGGAAGGGAAAGTGATTGCAGATTTAATTAACTTACCATTGATGACCGATCCTAACAAGATTGCAGCCATGAGAATCTTAATGGGAGTTCTCCCAGCGGCTTTTCAAACTGCTCCCGCAATGATGCCAATTATTGTCTGTGAAATGGTCAATTTGTCTTTAAAATATGGCAATACGGCTGTATCTGGTTATGGTTATAGTCTTTATGGATTACTTCTTTGTGGAGTTCAAGGGGAAATTGATTCTGGCTATGAATTTGGCAAATTAGCTTCAAGTTTAGTCTCACAATTTAATGCTCAAGAACTCAAGGCTAAAATTCTGACGGTTGTTAGCGCTCATGTTATGCATTGGAAGGAGCATGTTAAGGAGACATTAATATCATCAATGGCAGGATATTCTAGTGGTTTGGAAACTGGAGATTTAGAATATGCTGGCTATTGTGGTTACATTTATCCCTATCATTCATTTTGGTTAGGTAAAGAACTTTCGGTTTTAGAAAAAGAATTAAGAGCTTATTGTGATTCGCTGAAAAAAATCAAGCAACAAGTAGCTTTAACTTGGAATTTAGTATATTTACAAACACTTTTGAATTTGCAAGGAAGTTGGGAAAATGTTGATTGTTTAATTGGAGAAGCCTACGATGAACAAAGCATGTTGCCAATTCATCAGCAACTCAACGACCTTTATACAATTAACCATCTATTTGTGAATAAGCTGATGCTCTCTTACTTATTTGGAGAGTATTTTAAAGCTGTAGAAAATGCTGCGATCGCAGAAAAATCTTTAGGTGGTGTTACAGGGTTATTTGTTGTTCCACTGTTCTATTTTTACGATTCTTTAGCCCACTTGGCTATCTATCATACCGCTAAAGAGTCTGAGCAGCAAGCTATTTTGCAAAAAGTTGAAGCTAATCAACAAAAAATGGAACTCTGGGCTACTCATGCTCCCACAAATCACTTACACAGATTTTATCTTGTGGAAGCACAACGATATCAAGTTTTAGGTCAAAAGCTTGAAGCAATGGACTACTATGAAAATTCTCTTGCTAAATCTCAAGAAAACGGTTTTCTCCAAGAAGAAGCTTTAGCTTATGAGTTAGCAGGAAAATTTTATCAATCTCTAGGCAAACAGTTAATTTCTCAAACTTATATAACTAAAGCCTATTATACCTATATTCGTTGGGGTGCGATCGCTAAAGTCAAACACCTAGAATTACAGTACCCTTTTCTAATAGGACAAACTAATACCGTAGAAACTTCTATTTCCAAACTAGATAAAATTCAACTTACTACCACCACGACTACTAACAGCAGCTTAAGCGATTTTCTAGATTTTCATGCATTCATCAAGTTTTCACAGGCGATTACTAATGAAATTATTTTAGAAAATTTGTTGAGTAAGTTAATCAAAATCTTACTAGAGAATGCTGCTGCACAAAAAGCATTATTACTCTTACTAAAAGACAATAAACTATATATTGAAGCTTCCGGCAATGCTACTGAAAACGCGGTGACAGTTTTACATTCTATTCCTGTTGAAAGCTATGAATATTTACCGCTAACTGTGATTAACTTTGTTTTGCGAACTCAGCAATATCTTGTATTAAATGAGGCCATAATTGCAGAACCATTTAATGTTGATATCTATATTCAACAATCTCAAACAAAATCAATCTTTTGTTTGCCGATTATTTATCAATCACACCTTACTGGTATTATTTATTTAGAAAACAAGTTATCATCAGGAGCTTTTATCCCAGAAAGAGTAGAGGTTTTAAAAGTCTTAGTTTCTCAAATGGCTATTGCTATAGAAAATGCCCGTTTGTATACAACAGAGCAAGATAAATCTAGGCAATTAGAACAGTCCTTCAAAGATTTACAAGAAGCACAAATACAACTTATCCAAAGTGAAAAAATGTCTTCTCTGGGGAATTTAGTTGCAGGTGTGGCACACGAAATCAACAACCCCATTGCTTTTATTACAGGTAGTATCGCCCACGCTAAAGGTACTGTAAAAGATTTAATCGATTATCTGCAACTGTATCGAGAAAAATTCCCCAATCCTGGTGTTGAAATTGAAGAAAAAGGCGAAGAAATAGATATAGATTTCTTGCTCAAAGATTTACCAAAAATGATTGATGGGATGACGTTGGGGACGCAGCGTATTCGTAATATTAGTACCTCTCTCCGCACTTTTTCCCGCGCTGATACCACTTCTAAAGTATTAGCTAATATTCATGAAGGTATTGATAGTACTTTAATGATTTTACAGCATCGTCTGAAAGCCGATCATAATCGCCCAGCTATTCAAGTGATTAAAAATTATGGAGATATCCCATTAGTGAAATGCTATTTGGGACAATTGAATCAGGTGTTTATGAATATTCTGGCAAATGCGATCGATGCTTTAGAAGAAGCAAATATTGGTCGTAGTTTTATAGAAATTGATGAAAATTATCCTAATATTATCACTATTTTCAGTTATCTGAGTGAAAACAAGGAAAATGTGGTAATTAAGATTCAAGATAATGCCAAAGGAATGCCGGAAGAAGTTAAAGCCTGTATTTTTGAAAATCTATTTACTACCAAATCTGTAGGAAAAGGTACGGGATTAGGATTATCTATTAGCCGCCAAATTATAGTAGAAAACCACACTGGCAGTTTGACTTGTGAATCAACTGTCGGACAAGGAACAGAATTTATAATTTCTATTCCCATTTTTGGAGAATAA
- a CDS encoding GntR family transcriptional regulator, which translates to MNLNDLAANVLQQQRSTPDLIADALREAILRGIFQEGQSLRQDEIATQFGVSRIPVREALKQLEAEGLVTLHLNRGAIVSVLTALEAQEICEIRSALEVKAMQLAIPKFRETDIEKAAVILEATVKATDAGILAKLNWEFHATLYATAERPRLLAMIKTLHVNCDRYVRVQLAQMDYQERSQKEHYQLLDACRQQDTKTAVRLLKRHIETAGEQLVGYLQQIAHKR; encoded by the coding sequence ATGAACTTAAATGATTTGGCAGCCAACGTGCTGCAACAACAACGCAGTACCCCAGATTTGATTGCCGATGCTTTGCGGGAAGCGATTCTGCGGGGAATTTTTCAGGAAGGACAATCCCTGCGACAGGATGAAATCGCTACTCAGTTTGGAGTTAGCCGCATTCCCGTGCGCGAAGCCCTCAAGCAGCTAGAAGCCGAAGGATTGGTAACACTGCATCTAAATCGCGGTGCCATAGTATCAGTGTTGACAGCCCTAGAGGCGCAAGAAATCTGTGAAATTCGTAGCGCCTTGGAAGTAAAAGCAATGCAATTGGCAATACCCAAGTTCAGGGAAACAGATATAGAAAAAGCTGCTGTGATTTTAGAAGCGACAGTGAAAGCAACCGATGCGGGTATATTGGCAAAATTGAACTGGGAATTTCATGCAACGCTGTATGCTACTGCTGAACGTCCCAGGTTATTGGCGATGATTAAGACTTTACATGTTAATTGCGATCGCTATGTCCGCGTACAATTAGCACAGATGGATTACCAAGAGCGTTCTCAAAAAGAACATTATCAGCTCTTAGATGCTTGTCGTCAGCAGGATACAAAAACTGCTGTTCGGCTACTGAAACGCCACATTGAAACCGCCGGAGAACAGCTAGTTGGATACTTACAGCAAATAGCTCACAAGCGGTGA
- a CDS encoding nuclear transport factor 2 family protein: protein MEKRRENGRIISKAISFLFNRISLIVVAVALVLLIGGRFEIASATQPNAELEIQKLASCYALGTDAIGRGNLLEGKNIYRNCFTQDAVLTAVFPDGASETRIGTDSWADFVYSVFQGNGYLATQHLMGTINISFKNNKATMTSYLHATHKRSETSIDVANGTYEDEVVNRNGQWKIRNRTLTLIDFLNLSSPTSGSSAANARTANSSTTFVRPNIPRLKQ from the coding sequence GTGGAAAAAAGAAGAGAAAATGGGCGAATCATTTCCAAAGCTATCTCGTTTTTGTTCAATCGTATAAGCTTGATTGTGGTTGCAGTCGCTCTTGTGCTGTTAATTGGAGGTAGGTTTGAAATAGCAAGTGCGACTCAACCTAATGCAGAATTAGAAATTCAAAAATTAGCAAGCTGTTACGCACTAGGAACTGACGCCATTGGTAGAGGAAATCTCTTAGAAGGAAAGAATATTTATCGGAATTGTTTTACTCAAGATGCAGTCCTCACTGCTGTTTTTCCTGATGGGGCAAGTGAAACACGGATTGGCACAGATTCATGGGCAGATTTTGTTTATTCAGTATTCCAAGGAAATGGATATCTAGCTACTCAACATTTGATGGGTACGATAAACATTTCATTTAAAAATAATAAAGCAACAATGACTTCTTACCTTCACGCGACTCATAAACGTTCGGAAACTAGTATTGATGTCGCTAATGGTACTTATGAAGATGAAGTTGTCAATAGAAATGGACAGTGGAAAATTCGTAATCGTACCCTCACACTCATCGATTTCTTAAACCTCAGTTCTCCAACTAGTGGTTCTTCAGCCGCTAATGCTCGAACTGCTAATTCCTCTACTACCTTTGTCAGACCAAATATACCTCGCTTAAAGCAGTAA
- a CDS encoding universal stress protein — MFKTVLFPIDQSRETREAADVVTNIVQKYGSRLVLLSVVEEPPPDAPSGDPMVSPEVVAKLLQSAQSLFSGQGIQSEVLEKQGKPAFTICDVADEIGADLIIMGCRGLGLTEEGATDSVTTRVINLAPCPVLIVP, encoded by the coding sequence ATGTTTAAGACAGTACTATTTCCAATCGATCAAAGCCGGGAAACGCGGGAAGCTGCTGACGTAGTTACCAACATCGTCCAAAAGTACGGCAGTCGCTTAGTGCTGCTGTCTGTGGTAGAAGAACCGCCCCCAGATGCACCTAGTGGAGATCCAATGGTGTCACCAGAGGTAGTTGCCAAATTGCTCCAAAGTGCCCAATCTTTATTTTCTGGACAAGGAATTCAATCTGAAGTTCTGGAAAAGCAAGGCAAACCAGCTTTTACCATCTGCGATGTCGCTGATGAAATCGGAGCAGATTTAATCATCATGGGTTGTCGGGGGCTAGGCTTGACTGAAGAGGGAGCAACTGATAGTGTCACGACTCGCGTGATTAACCTTGCGCCTTGTCCAGTGTTGATTGTGCCGTAA
- a CDS encoding KTSC domain-containing protein translates to MRLSKVDLSSLVAIAHSDGYLQLLLDRGNELEFLEIPAPIQAYEGLQELSEVIAETTALPFEEEPIAMLPVSSSMAAALGYDRDEQILQVEFQNGAVYQYLGVDEDTWEDLHASDSIGGFFNQEIKGRYECDRIDNTDYIND, encoded by the coding sequence ATGAGGCTATCTAAGGTAGACTTGAGCAGTTTAGTAGCGATCGCTCACTCTGACGGATATTTGCAGTTGTTACTCGATCGGGGTAACGAATTAGAGTTTTTGGAAATTCCGGCGCCGATACAAGCTTATGAAGGATTGCAAGAACTGAGCGAAGTTATCGCCGAAACTACTGCACTACCATTTGAGGAAGAACCAATTGCCATGTTACCAGTTAGCTCATCAATGGCGGCGGCTCTAGGCTACGATCGCGACGAACAGATTTTGCAAGTTGAGTTTCAAAATGGCGCTGTTTATCAGTACTTAGGCGTAGACGAGGATACTTGGGAAGATTTACATGCCTCTGATTCAATTGGCGGTTTTTTCAATCAAGAAATTAAAGGCAGATATGAGTGCGATCGTATAGATAACACCGATTATATTAATGACTAA
- a CDS encoding nucleotidyltransferase family protein, translating into MNINTRLQMILTDTSIDTVLPAIAQLNLPNWWLAGGAVRNTVWRSIFGEHCGLGIKDFDIAFFDIEGNRSQELAAKANLTEQFPHEQFDVKNQASFARWRLGARPYTSTEDGITDWLHTATAVGVRLDTQGQWQFFTPYGLDDLFAGIIRPTPAHTHNIDAHNKASGFLSKCPYLRLA; encoded by the coding sequence ATGAATATTAACACTCGTTTACAGATGATTTTAACTGATACATCTATTGATACAGTATTACCTGCGATCGCTCAACTAAATTTACCCAACTGGTGGTTAGCCGGAGGTGCAGTCAGAAACACAGTTTGGCGTTCAATTTTTGGCGAACATTGCGGCTTAGGTATTAAAGATTTTGATATTGCATTTTTTGATATAGAAGGAAATCGTTCCCAGGAACTAGCAGCAAAGGCAAATCTCACAGAACAATTCCCTCATGAGCAATTTGATGTCAAAAATCAAGCTAGTTTTGCTCGTTGGCGTCTTGGTGCCAGACCCTACACCAGTACAGAAGATGGTATTACAGATTGGTTACATACTGCTACTGCTGTAGGAGTTCGACTAGACACACAAGGCCAATGGCAATTTTTCACTCCCTACGGGTTAGATGACCTGTTTGCTGGCATTATTCGACCGACACCAGCACATACTCATAACATTGATGCCCACAATAAGGCCTCTGGGTTTTTGTCAAAATGTCCTTATCTGCGGTTGGCGTAA
- a CDS encoding 2-isopropylmalate synthase, giving the protein MASQPDRIIIFDTTLRDGEQSPGATLNVEEKLAIAHQLSLLGVDVIEAGFAVASPGDFQAVKTIAEQVGIPGGPIICSLARAVRQDIQAAAEALKGADRPRIHTMISTSDIHLKYQLKKSRSEVLAIAAEMIAYAKSFVDDVEFSPMDASRTEPEFLYQVLETAIAAGATTINIPDTVGYCTPKEIGTLIQGIRSHVPNIDGVILSIHTQNDLGLATANALAAIEYGVRQVECTINGIGERAGNAALEEIVMALQVRKPFFNPYFGRSVESDAPLTNIKTQEIYKTSSLVSQLTGMLIQPNKAIVGANAFAHESGIHQDGIIKHRQTYEIMEAAAIGLPENRIVLGKHSGRNAFRTRLKELGFELNEGDLNKAFNRFKEVADKKKEISDWDLEAIVRDETQIQVESGFQIEHVQVICGDCTCPTATITIVTPDGKILTDASVGTGPVDAVYQAINRLVQIPNQLIEFSVQSVTGGIDALGTVTVRLRHEERIFSGQASDTDIVVAAAYAHTNALNRLYRYLQTQTQRSHFHEVDSAVV; this is encoded by the coding sequence ATTGCATCTCAACCAGACCGAATTATCATCTTCGACACCACGTTACGGGATGGCGAACAGTCACCAGGGGCAACCCTAAATGTGGAAGAGAAATTAGCGATCGCTCATCAACTGTCTTTACTCGGTGTCGATGTGATTGAAGCAGGTTTTGCGGTTGCTAGTCCGGGAGATTTTCAAGCCGTTAAAACCATTGCCGAACAAGTCGGGATACCTGGCGGGCCAATCATTTGCAGTTTGGCAAGAGCTGTTCGCCAAGACATTCAAGCCGCCGCCGAAGCCTTGAAAGGAGCCGATCGCCCCAGAATCCACACAATGATTTCTACTTCTGATATTCACTTGAAATACCAGTTGAAAAAATCTCGCAGCGAAGTATTGGCGATCGCAGCAGAAATGATTGCCTATGCCAAATCGTTTGTAGACGATGTAGAATTTTCACCAATGGATGCTAGTCGCACGGAGCCAGAGTTTCTCTATCAAGTTTTGGAAACTGCGATCGCAGCTGGTGCAACTACAATCAACATTCCTGATACCGTTGGTTACTGCACGCCTAAAGAAATCGGCACTTTAATTCAGGGAATTCGCTCCCATGTTCCCAATATAGATGGAGTGATTCTTTCCATTCACACCCAAAATGATTTGGGTTTGGCCACAGCTAACGCTTTAGCAGCAATTGAATATGGCGTGCGTCAGGTGGAGTGTACCATTAATGGCATTGGCGAACGAGCGGGTAATGCAGCATTGGAAGAGATTGTCATGGCGTTGCAGGTTCGCAAACCATTTTTTAACCCATACTTTGGCCGTTCCGTTGAATCAGATGCACCTTTGACTAATATTAAGACTCAGGAGATTTACAAAACCTCATCCTTAGTTTCCCAGTTAACCGGAATGCTGATTCAGCCAAATAAAGCGATCGTCGGCGCAAACGCTTTCGCCCATGAATCTGGAATTCACCAAGATGGGATTATTAAGCACCGCCAAACCTACGAAATTATGGAAGCTGCTGCCATCGGTTTACCAGAAAATCGCATTGTTTTGGGCAAACACTCAGGAAGAAATGCTTTTCGTACCAGGCTCAAGGAATTGGGATTTGAATTGAACGAAGGGGATTTGAACAAAGCCTTCAACCGGTTCAAAGAAGTGGCCGATAAGAAAAAAGAAATATCAGATTGGGACTTAGAAGCGATCGTTCGAGATGAAACTCAGATTCAAGTAGAAAGTGGCTTCCAAATCGAACACGTCCAGGTAATCTGCGGAGACTGCACTTGCCCCACTGCAACCATCACAATTGTTACCCCCGATGGCAAAATTCTCACCGATGCCAGTGTCGGTACGGGGCCAGTGGATGCGGTGTATCAAGCAATCAATCGATTGGTGCAGATTCCCAATCAACTAATTGAATTTTCGGTGCAATCTGTGACTGGCGGAATTGATGCATTGGGAACCGTCACAGTTCGTTTGCGGCATGAGGAGCGGATATTCTCCGGGCAAGCATCCGATACTGATATCGTGGTAGCTGCGGCTTATGCCCATACCAACGCCCTGAATCGTCTTTATCGTTACTTGCAAACCCAAACTCAGAGATCCCATTTCCATGAGGTAGATTCTGCTGTGGTATGA
- a CDS encoding molybdenum cofactor biosynthesis protein MoaE yields MTTTLTSRVKPRAEDSFAISFAPLSLEEIYTKSDDPANGAVVLMSGMVRNQTDGKPVVALEYQAYEPMALQIFYQIAADIRLSTSDVNRVAIHHRIGRLRVGEISVVVAVGCPHRSEAFEACRYAIDTLKHNAPIWKKEHWQDGSSHWVSIGACEQLGDNCS; encoded by the coding sequence ATGACAACTACACTTACCTCTCGTGTTAAACCAAGAGCTGAAGATAGTTTTGCCATTAGCTTTGCACCATTGTCTTTGGAAGAGATATATACCAAATCTGACGATCCAGCTAACGGTGCCGTAGTTTTGATGAGTGGAATGGTTCGTAATCAAACCGACGGTAAACCAGTGGTTGCCCTAGAGTATCAAGCTTATGAACCGATGGCATTGCAGATATTTTATCAAATTGCTGCTGATATTCGTTTATCTACATCTGATGTGAATCGAGTAGCAATTCATCATCGTATCGGACGTTTGCGAGTTGGGGAAATCAGCGTTGTAGTAGCAGTGGGTTGTCCTCATCGCAGTGAAGCGTTTGAAGCTTGCCGCTATGCTATTGACACCCTCAAACATAACGCACCTATATGGAAGAAAGAACATTGGCAAGATGGTTCTAGCCACTGGGTGAGTATTGGTGCTTGCGAACAGTTAGGAGACAATTGTTCTTAA